From Rhodopseudomonas palustris, a single genomic window includes:
- the hspQ gene encoding heat shock protein HspQ, producing the protein MIKTRTAKFQIGQIVRHRIFSFRGVVFDIDPEFANTEEWWLAIPEDVRPSKDQPFYHLLAENAESEYVAYVSEQNLLPDDSGEPIRHSQVAEIFIKDKSGGYRPRNPSLN; encoded by the coding sequence ATGATCAAAACGCGAACCGCCAAGTTTCAGATCGGTCAGATCGTCCGCCACCGGATCTTCTCGTTCCGCGGCGTGGTATTCGACATCGATCCGGAATTCGCCAACACCGAAGAATGGTGGCTGGCGATCCCCGAAGATGTGCGGCCGAGCAAGGACCAGCCGTTCTATCACCTGCTCGCGGAAAACGCGGAGTCGGAATACGTCGCCTATGTGTCGGAGCAGAACCTGCTTCCTGACGATTCCGGCGAGCCGATCCGGCATTCCCAGGTCGCCGAGATCTTCATCAAGGATAAGTCCGGCGGCTACCGGCCGCGCAACCCGTCGCTGAACTAA
- a CDS encoding TerC family protein, with translation MIELLSSPEAWAALLTLTALEIVLGIDNVIFLSVLVSRIPEPRATRARQIGLALALIFRLILLTLLVWLIGLTTPVFSIADKPFSWRDIILIAGGLFLIAKATHEIHSEVEARDHAPEPGLADRAFFWVIVQVVIVDLVFSIDSIITAIGMAQDIEIMVAAVVIAMVVMYISSGPVARFVAEHPTTKMLALAFLVLIGVALVADGFAFHIPRGYIYFAILFSASVEFFNVLAKRKRAPQR, from the coding sequence ATGATCGAACTGCTCTCCAGTCCAGAAGCCTGGGCCGCGCTGCTGACCCTGACGGCACTCGAAATCGTGCTCGGGATCGACAATGTGATCTTCCTGTCGGTCCTGGTGTCGCGCATCCCCGAGCCGCGCGCGACGCGAGCGCGGCAGATCGGCCTCGCCCTGGCCCTGATCTTCCGCCTCATCCTGCTGACATTGCTGGTCTGGCTGATCGGTCTCACCACGCCGGTGTTCAGCATCGCCGACAAGCCGTTCTCCTGGCGGGACATCATCCTGATCGCCGGCGGATTGTTCCTGATCGCCAAGGCCACCCACGAGATCCACAGCGAGGTCGAGGCGAGGGACCACGCGCCTGAACCCGGTCTCGCCGACCGGGCGTTCTTCTGGGTGATCGTGCAGGTCGTCATCGTCGACCTGGTATTTTCGATCGATTCGATCATCACGGCGATCGGGATGGCCCAGGACATCGAGATCATGGTCGCCGCCGTGGTGATCGCGATGGTGGTGATGTACATCTCGTCGGGGCCGGTGGCGCGGTTCGTCGCGGAGCATCCGACCACCAAGATGCTGGCGCTGGCGTTTCTGGTGCTGATCGGCGTGGCGCTGGTGGCGGACGGTTTCGCGTTCCACATCCCGCGCGGCTACATCTACTTCGCCATCCTGTTCTCGGCGTCGGTGGAGTTCTTCAACGTGCTCGCCAAGCGCAAGCGTGCGCCTCAGCGCTGA
- a CDS encoding UbiH/UbiF family hydroxylase has protein sequence MTQSLLEPNSYDAIVVGGGPAGLTAAIALADSGAITALVARRAPYGDNRTTALLGDSIDILDRLDVWRRCSGKAAALRAMRLVDDTGRLIRAPEVKFASQEIGMDAFGYNIENRTLLIALEERAAELSNLERFDDEADSVVPGDDEAVVRLRGGMTLSATLVVGADGRQSQCREAAGIKVSSRALHQSALTFNVKTTRSHDNVSTEFHTEEGPCVFVPLPGKRMSIVWVAAPKEAQRLMALSDDELSAAAEKQSQSIYGKMTVEPGRNLFPLAIEKPAAYAQHRIALVGEAAHVVPPIGAQGLNMGLRDAGDLADIVREAIESGADIGSDAVLARYGRSRGPDIASRTAAIDIANRTLLSGLLPVQMLRAAGMHVLGSVGPLRRFAMREGLSPFWRSI, from the coding sequence ATGACCCAGAGCCTGCTCGAACCCAACAGCTATGATGCCATCGTGGTCGGCGGCGGCCCCGCCGGCCTCACCGCCGCCATCGCGCTCGCCGACAGCGGCGCGATCACCGCTCTGGTGGCTCGGCGAGCGCCCTACGGTGACAACCGCACCACGGCCCTGCTCGGCGATTCGATCGACATCCTGGACCGGCTCGACGTGTGGCGGCGCTGCTCGGGAAAGGCCGCGGCGCTGCGGGCGATGCGGCTGGTCGACGATACCGGGCGGCTGATCCGGGCGCCTGAGGTCAAGTTCGCGTCCCAAGAGATCGGTATGGACGCCTTCGGTTACAACATCGAGAATCGCACCCTTCTGATCGCACTCGAAGAGCGCGCCGCCGAATTGTCCAACCTCGAGCGCTTCGACGACGAAGCGGACAGCGTCGTCCCGGGCGACGACGAGGCGGTGGTGCGGCTGCGCGGCGGCATGACGCTGTCGGCGACGCTGGTGGTGGGAGCCGACGGGCGGCAGTCGCAGTGCCGCGAAGCCGCCGGCATCAAAGTGAGCAGCCGGGCGCTGCACCAGTCGGCGCTGACCTTCAACGTCAAGACCACACGCTCGCACGACAATGTCTCGACCGAGTTTCACACCGAGGAAGGCCCGTGCGTGTTCGTGCCGCTGCCCGGCAAGCGCATGAGCATCGTCTGGGTCGCGGCGCCGAAGGAGGCGCAGCGGCTGATGGCGCTGTCCGACGACGAGCTGTCGGCAGCCGCCGAAAAGCAGTCGCAGTCGATCTACGGCAAGATGACCGTCGAGCCCGGCCGCAATCTGTTTCCGCTGGCGATCGAGAAGCCGGCCGCTTACGCGCAGCATCGCATCGCCCTGGTCGGCGAGGCCGCTCACGTGGTGCCGCCGATCGGGGCGCAGGGGCTGAACATGGGATTGCGCGACGCCGGCGACCTCGCCGACATCGTCCGTGAAGCGATCGAGAGCGGCGCCGATATCGGCTCGGATGCGGTGCTGGCACGCTACGGCCGCAGCCGCGGCCCGGACATCGCCAGCCGCACCGCCGCGATCGACATCGCCAACCGCACCCTGCTCAGCGGCCTGCTGCCGGTGCAGATGCTGCGGGCGGCGGGGATGCACGTGCTCGGCTCGGTCGGCCCGCTGCGCCGGTTCGCAATGCGCGAGGGGCTGTCGCCGTTCTGGCGCTCGATCTGA
- a CDS encoding quinone oxidoreductase family protein, whose amino-acid sequence MTKAVRVHQVGGPEVLVYEDVELPPPGEGEVRIRQHAVGLNFIDVYFRTGLYKAPSLPFVIGNEAAGEVVAVGPHVTNFHPGDRVAYYANLGGYATQRNIEAAKLVKLPDHITYEQGAVLMLKGLTVWYLLHKTFKIEPGHRVLIHAAAGGIGLLACQWARALGAHVIGTVGSKAKADLALANGCDHVILYNEEDWVARVKQISRNELCDVVYDGVGKATFPGSLKCIKPRGLFVSFGNASGPVPSFPLAELNNHGSLFATRPKLNDYIGTRKELIEGADTLFSAVIEGKLHVPINHAYALKDAAKAHIDLEGRMTTGASILKP is encoded by the coding sequence ATGACGAAGGCGGTGCGTGTACATCAGGTGGGCGGACCGGAGGTCCTGGTCTACGAGGACGTCGAGCTGCCGCCGCCGGGCGAAGGCGAGGTCCGGATTCGCCAGCACGCCGTCGGCCTGAACTTCATCGACGTGTATTTCCGCACCGGCCTCTACAAAGCGCCGTCGCTGCCGTTCGTGATCGGCAACGAAGCGGCCGGCGAGGTGGTCGCGGTCGGCCCGCACGTCACCAATTTCCATCCCGGCGACCGGGTCGCGTACTACGCGAATCTCGGCGGCTACGCCACGCAGCGCAACATCGAAGCCGCCAAGCTGGTGAAGCTGCCCGACCACATCACCTACGAGCAGGGCGCCGTGCTGATGCTCAAGGGCCTGACGGTGTGGTACCTGCTGCACAAGACCTTCAAGATCGAGCCTGGTCATCGCGTCTTGATCCACGCCGCCGCCGGCGGCATCGGTCTGCTCGCCTGCCAATGGGCGCGGGCGCTCGGCGCACACGTCATCGGCACCGTCGGCTCCAAGGCCAAGGCCGACCTCGCACTCGCCAACGGCTGCGATCACGTCATCCTCTACAACGAGGAGGATTGGGTGGCGCGGGTCAAGCAGATCAGCCGCAACGAACTGTGCGACGTGGTCTATGACGGCGTCGGCAAGGCGACGTTCCCGGGCTCGCTGAAATGCATCAAGCCACGCGGCCTGTTCGTGTCGTTCGGCAACGCCTCCGGGCCGGTGCCGTCGTTCCCGCTCGCAGAACTCAACAATCACGGTTCGCTGTTTGCGACGCGGCCGAAGCTGAACGACTATATCGGCACCCGCAAGGAACTGATCGAAGGCGCCGACACGCTGTTTTCAGCGGTGATCGAGGGCAAGCTGCACGTCCCGATCAACCACGCCTACGCGCTGAAGGACGCCGCGAAGGCGCATATCGATCTGGAAGGGCGTATGACGACCGGTGCTTCGATTCTGAAGCCGTAA
- a CDS encoding invasion associated locus B family protein — MNSCNLVASAGLRGRVFALLAATAFATLTVAPAAQAQQQPAAPKAAPKAAPKNAPAPAQQAPAQAEQQQVQLIYAPWTKFCLKGQDANAKQVCFTGKDGRIESGQPVIAAVIIEPEGEPKKILRVTLPLGMQLVHGTRIIVDGNAPQQSPYVICFANGCMSDYEATPELVNQLKKGQNLVVQAINSNGAPLTLPLPLAEFAKAYDGPPTDPKQFEETQKKLQEELQKRAEEQRKKLEAQAPAGANPAAK, encoded by the coding sequence ATGAATTCTTGCAACTTGGTCGCGTCGGCCGGGCTGCGCGGGCGAGTCTTCGCCCTGCTGGCGGCTACCGCATTCGCCACGCTGACCGTCGCCCCCGCTGCGCAGGCCCAGCAGCAGCCGGCTGCTCCGAAGGCAGCGCCGAAAGCGGCGCCGAAGAACGCGCCGGCACCTGCGCAGCAGGCCCCCGCGCAGGCCGAGCAGCAGCAGGTTCAGTTGATCTACGCGCCCTGGACGAAGTTCTGCCTGAAGGGGCAGGACGCCAACGCCAAGCAGGTGTGCTTCACCGGCAAGGACGGCCGCATCGAATCCGGTCAGCCGGTGATCGCGGCGGTGATCATCGAGCCGGAAGGCGAGCCGAAGAAGATCCTGCGCGTGACACTGCCGCTCGGTATGCAGCTCGTTCACGGTACCCGCATCATCGTCGACGGCAATGCGCCGCAGCAGAGCCCTTATGTGATCTGCTTCGCCAACGGCTGCATGTCGGACTACGAAGCGACGCCGGAACTGGTCAACCAGCTCAAGAAGGGCCAGAATCTGGTCGTGCAGGCGATCAACTCCAACGGCGCGCCGCTGACGCTGCCGCTGCCGCTGGCGGAATTCGCCAAGGCCTATGACGGTCCGCCGACCGATCCGAAGCAGTTCGAAGAGACCCAGAAGAAGCTGCAGGAAGAGCTGCAGAAGCGCGCCGAAGAGCAGCGCAAGAAGCTGGAAGCTCAGGCTCCGGCCGGTGCCAACCCGGCCGCCAAGTAA
- a CDS encoding AEC family transporter — protein MIDILNLALPYFGLIFVGFACGRLKKLPEQGLVWMNFFLVYVSLPALFFRIMSKTPFEELNNLPFILATTLATAIAFFLSGLLGRMIGKLSMREATMAALSGGYGNIGYMGPGLALSVLGTQAAAPTALIFCFDTIFLFSIVPLGMALTAADKRPMLPTILAVLREILLHPLIVAAYCGAAAAAFHVEPPVALDRMLAFLQNAAAPVALFTLGVTVALRPFGRVPWEIPSLVAVKLLLHPVIVFGLILAFGPFSPEWAATAVLMASLPPALNVFVIARQYNTWVEPASVAVLIGTFVSVVTLTTVMWLIRTGQIPFPG, from the coding sequence ATGATCGACATTCTCAATCTCGCCCTGCCGTATTTCGGCCTGATCTTCGTCGGCTTCGCCTGCGGCCGTCTCAAGAAGCTGCCGGAGCAGGGCCTGGTCTGGATGAACTTCTTCCTGGTCTACGTCTCGCTGCCGGCGCTGTTCTTCCGGATCATGTCGAAGACGCCGTTCGAGGAGCTCAACAACCTGCCGTTCATATTGGCGACGACGCTGGCCACGGCGATCGCGTTCTTCCTGTCCGGCCTGCTCGGGCGGATGATCGGCAAGTTGTCGATGCGCGAGGCGACGATGGCGGCGCTGTCGGGCGGCTACGGCAACATCGGCTACATGGGGCCGGGCCTGGCGCTGTCGGTGCTGGGCACCCAGGCGGCGGCGCCGACCGCGCTGATCTTCTGCTTCGACACGATCTTTCTGTTCTCGATCGTACCGCTCGGCATGGCGCTGACGGCGGCCGACAAGCGGCCGATGCTACCGACCATCCTGGCGGTGCTGCGGGAGATTTTGCTGCACCCGCTGATCGTCGCCGCCTATTGCGGAGCCGCGGCGGCGGCTTTCCATGTCGAGCCGCCGGTGGCGCTCGACAGGATGCTGGCGTTCCTCCAGAACGCCGCGGCGCCGGTGGCGCTGTTCACCCTCGGCGTGACGGTGGCGTTGCGGCCGTTCGGCCGGGTTCCGTGGGAAATTCCGAGCCTGGTGGCGGTGAAGCTGCTACTGCACCCGGTGATCGTGTTCGGCTTGATTCTGGCGTTCGGGCCGTTTTCGCCGGAATGGGCCGCGACCGCAGTGCTGATGGCGTCACTGCCGCCGGCGCTGAACGTGTTCGTGATCGCCCGGCAATATAATACCTGGGTCGAGCCGGCGTCGGTCGCCGTTCTGATCGGGACGTTCGTCTCGGTGGTGACGCTCACCACCGTGATGTGGCTGATCCGGACCGGGCAGATCCCGTTTCCGGGGTAG
- a CDS encoding IS481 family transposase has protein sequence MPWREVSAVDQRREFVRLAMQEGANRRELCRRFGIHWTTGYKWLERWAAGGDLADLSRRPQDSPRQTSAACEAQVLAVRDAHPAWGARKIASSMDRSGQHAPAVSTIHEILRRHGRIKPAAGGPPATLRFEMPAPNMLWQMDFKGWVRLGNDVRCHPLTVVDDHSRYDLCLQACADQRGETVQDRLQTTFRHYGLPDTIFVDNGSPWSDSSGERWTWLSVWLLKLGIRVIRSRPYHPQSRGKNERFHRTLDDEVFALRPLRDLAEAQRAFDSWREVYNFERPHESLGQLVPADRYQPSRRSLPDRLPTPEYDERDIVRSVSKTKAYVSFKGRLWKVPQAFAGERLAIRPLSTDGKYGVFFAAHQVATIDLTGVESVGHVSEHVSTMSPG, from the coding sequence ATGCCCTGGCGTGAGGTGTCGGCAGTGGATCAGAGACGCGAGTTCGTACGGCTTGCGATGCAGGAGGGGGCGAACCGGCGCGAGCTGTGCCGGCGGTTCGGCATTCATTGGACGACCGGCTACAAATGGTTGGAGCGATGGGCGGCCGGAGGTGATCTCGCCGACCTGTCGCGGCGGCCGCAGGACAGCCCGCGGCAGACCTCGGCGGCGTGTGAGGCCCAGGTGCTGGCGGTTCGTGATGCGCATCCGGCATGGGGCGCGCGCAAGATCGCCAGCTCGATGGACCGGTCCGGACAGCACGCTCCGGCGGTGTCGACGATCCACGAGATCCTGCGCCGGCACGGCCGGATCAAGCCTGCCGCCGGCGGTCCACCGGCGACGCTGCGGTTCGAGATGCCGGCGCCGAACATGCTTTGGCAGATGGACTTCAAAGGCTGGGTTCGGCTCGGCAACGACGTCCGCTGCCATCCGCTGACCGTGGTGGACGATCACTCACGCTACGATCTGTGCCTCCAGGCTTGCGCCGATCAGCGCGGCGAAACCGTGCAGGACAGGCTGCAAACGACGTTCCGGCACTACGGCTTGCCCGACACGATCTTCGTCGACAACGGCTCGCCGTGGTCGGACAGTTCCGGCGAGCGCTGGACATGGCTCTCTGTGTGGCTGCTCAAGCTCGGCATCAGGGTGATCCGTAGTCGTCCCTATCACCCGCAGAGCCGCGGCAAGAACGAGCGTTTTCATCGCACGCTGGACGACGAGGTGTTTGCGCTGCGGCCCTTGCGCGACCTCGCCGAGGCGCAACGTGCCTTCGATTCCTGGCGCGAGGTGTACAACTTCGAGCGCCCTCACGAGTCGCTAGGCCAGCTGGTGCCTGCTGATCGCTACCAGCCGAGCCGGCGTTCTCTACCGGACCGCCTGCCGACTCCAGAATACGATGAGCGCGACATCGTCCGATCCGTCTCGAAAACCAAGGCCTATGTCAGCTTCAAAGGTCGTTTGTGGAAGGTGCCGCAAGCCTTCGCCGGAGAGCGCTTGGCCATCAGGCCGCTCTCCACCGACGGCAAATACGGCGTGTTCTTCGCCGCCCACCAAGTCGCCACCATCGACTTGACGGGCGTGGAAAGTGTCGGTCATGTCTCCGAACACGTGTCGACTATGTCTCCGGGCTGA
- the pcsA gene encoding phosphatidylcholine synthase yields the protein MTPQDAPPPPPGSRSRRAAALGVHVLTAAGAAIALLALLEGVRQHWAAMFAWLGLALLIDAIDGPLARRLDIARLQPQWSGEVLDLVVDFLTYVFVPAYAITASGLLLPIAAPVLGVGIVVSSAMYFADRRMKTEDNHFRGFPALWNAAAFYLFLLHPPAIVGSLGIAVLIVLTFVPFRVVHPVRVARLRPLTLTLTALWALLAGYTLLRDFEVVAPVTIALCAIALYVGCADTVFRLLRRDPR from the coding sequence ATGACACCGCAGGACGCTCCGCCACCACCGCCCGGATCGCGCTCACGTCGCGCTGCTGCTCTGGGCGTGCACGTGTTGACGGCTGCCGGGGCGGCGATCGCGCTTCTGGCGCTGCTGGAAGGGGTGCGCCAGCATTGGGCGGCGATGTTCGCCTGGCTCGGGCTGGCGCTGCTGATCGACGCGATCGACGGCCCGCTGGCGCGGCGGCTCGACATCGCCCGGCTGCAACCGCAATGGTCGGGCGAGGTGCTCGATCTGGTGGTCGACTTCCTCACCTACGTGTTCGTGCCGGCCTATGCCATCACCGCGAGCGGTCTGCTGTTGCCGATCGCGGCGCCGGTGCTCGGCGTCGGCATCGTCGTCAGTTCGGCGATGTACTTCGCCGATCGCCGGATGAAGACCGAGGACAACCACTTCCGCGGCTTTCCGGCATTGTGGAACGCCGCGGCGTTCTATCTGTTTCTGCTGCACCCGCCGGCGATCGTCGGCAGTCTCGGAATCGCCGTCTTGATCGTCCTCACCTTCGTGCCGTTTCGCGTCGTGCATCCTGTGCGGGTGGCACGGCTGCGCCCGCTGACCCTGACGCTGACCGCGCTGTGGGCGCTGCTTGCCGGCTACACGCTTCTGCGTGACTTTGAAGTTGTTGCCCCGGTGACGATCGCTCTGTGCGCGATCGCGCTGTATGTCGGCTGCGCCGACACCGTCTTCCGCTTGCTCCGACGAGACCCTCGATGA
- a CDS encoding extracellular solute-binding protein → MRRAESEHHIVPGIKALACALAVGIGCLGGATIAGAEPAGASAAGTVSHAIAMHGEPAQPADFTAMPYVNPDAPKGGRMIASVVGAFDSLNPLIVKGIAVQQMRGYVIESLLARGHDEPFTLYGLLARSVETDDIRSYVTFRIDSRARFADGKPVTAEDVLFSWRLLRDKGRPNLRLYYGKVARAEVLDPLTVRFDFGGAPDRELPLILGLMPVLPRHAVDPDRFEETSLTPPLGSGPYRVTRVQAGTSVTLTRDPNYWGRDLPINRGSWNFDEVRIDYFREANAQFEAFKRGLYDFRVETDPLRWHEGYDFPAARRGEVSRLAIKPGTPEPTDCLVFNTRRPVFADIRVREALLNLFDFEWISRNYFFGLYSRAGGFFGGSDLSAYGRAAEDGERTLLQPYLARLRPDIVDGSYRLPESDGSGRDRTGLRRALDLLGQAGYQLDGTILRKRDTGQPLSFEMLVTTREQERIALAFARDVKRAGITVSVRTVDAVQFDQRRLSYDFDMIPNRWDQSLSPGNEQAFYWGSDAADTPGTRNYMGARDQAIDAMIAALLRARGRTDFVDAVRALDRMLISGFYVVPVYSIREQWIARWNRIEMPNTTALTGYLPETWWSRPSPQQPQQR, encoded by the coding sequence GTGAGACGCGCCGAATCAGAGCACCACATCGTCCCCGGGATCAAGGCCCTCGCCTGCGCGCTGGCGGTCGGCATCGGGTGCCTCGGCGGCGCAACAATCGCTGGTGCCGAGCCGGCCGGCGCTTCCGCCGCCGGGACCGTCAGCCATGCCATCGCGATGCACGGCGAGCCCGCCCAGCCGGCCGACTTTACGGCGATGCCCTACGTCAATCCGGATGCTCCCAAGGGCGGCCGGATGATCGCCAGCGTGGTCGGAGCGTTCGACAGCCTCAATCCCTTGATCGTCAAAGGCATAGCGGTGCAACAGATGCGCGGCTATGTGATCGAGAGTCTGCTGGCGCGCGGCCATGACGAGCCGTTCACCCTGTACGGCCTGCTCGCACGGTCGGTCGAGACCGACGACATCCGCAGCTATGTGACCTTCCGCATCGATTCCCGTGCCCGGTTCGCGGACGGCAAGCCCGTGACCGCCGAGGACGTCCTGTTCTCGTGGCGGCTGTTGCGCGACAAGGGCCGCCCGAACCTGCGCCTGTACTACGGCAAGGTGGCCCGCGCGGAAGTGCTGGATCCCCTCACCGTCCGGTTCGATTTCGGCGGCGCGCCGGACCGAGAACTACCGCTGATCCTCGGCCTGATGCCGGTGCTGCCGCGCCACGCCGTGGATCCCGACCGATTTGAGGAAACCTCGCTGACGCCACCGCTCGGCTCCGGCCCCTACCGGGTCACCCGGGTCCAGGCGGGCACCAGCGTCACCCTCACCCGCGATCCGAACTACTGGGGCCGGGATCTGCCGATCAACCGGGGTTCGTGGAATTTCGACGAAGTCCGGATCGACTACTTCCGCGAGGCCAATGCACAATTCGAGGCGTTCAAACGCGGCCTGTACGACTTCCGCGTCGAGACCGACCCGCTGCGCTGGCACGAAGGCTACGACTTCCCCGCGGCCCGCCGCGGCGAGGTGAGCCGCCTCGCGATCAAGCCCGGCACCCCGGAGCCGACAGACTGCCTGGTGTTCAACACCCGCCGGCCGGTGTTCGCCGACATCCGGGTTCGCGAGGCGCTGTTGAACCTGTTCGATTTCGAATGGATCAGCCGCAACTACTTCTTCGGCCTGTACTCCCGCGCCGGCGGATTCTTCGGCGGATCGGATCTGTCGGCCTACGGCCGCGCGGCCGAAGACGGCGAGCGCACGCTGCTGCAGCCGTATCTGGCGCGCCTGCGCCCCGATATCGTCGACGGCAGTTACAGGCTGCCGGAGAGCGACGGCTCGGGGCGCGATCGCACCGGGCTGCGCCGTGCGCTCGACCTGCTCGGGCAGGCCGGATACCAACTCGACGGCACCATCCTGCGCAAGCGCGACACCGGCCAGCCGTTGTCGTTCGAGATGCTGGTGACGACGCGCGAACAGGAGCGGATCGCGCTCGCCTTCGCCCGCGACGTCAAGCGCGCCGGCATCACCGTGTCGGTCCGAACGGTCGACGCGGTCCAGTTCGACCAGCGCCGATTGAGCTACGATTTCGATATGATCCCGAACCGCTGGGATCAGTCGCTGTCTCCGGGCAACGAGCAGGCGTTCTACTGGGGCAGCGACGCAGCCGACACGCCCGGCACCCGCAACTATATGGGCGCCAGGGACCAGGCGATCGACGCGATGATCGCGGCGCTGCTGCGCGCGCGCGGCCGCACCGATTTCGTCGATGCGGTGCGGGCACTCGACCGGATGCTGATCTCGGGGTTCTACGTAGTCCCTGTGTACAGCATCCGGGAGCAATGGATCGCGCGGTGGAATCGGATAGAGATGCCGAACACCACGGCTTTGACCGGCTATCTTCCGGAGACGTGGTGGTCTCGGCCATCGCCGCAGCAACCGCAGCAGAGGTGA
- the rimO gene encoding 30S ribosomal protein S12 methylthiotransferase RimO — protein MQQAAAPKISFVSLGCPKALVDSERIITRLRAEGYELARKHDGADLVIVNTCGFLDSAKQESLAAIGEAMAANGKVIVTGCMGAEPEQIEAAYPGVLSITGPQQYESVLDAVHRARPALHNPHLDLVPPQGVRLTPRHYAYLKISEGCNNRCSFCIIPKLRGDLVSRPAGDVLREAEKLVAAGVKELLVISQDTSAYGVDVKYAESPWKDRAVRAKFLDLANELGELGAWVRLHYVYPYPHVDEVIGLMADGKVLPYLDIPFQHASPEVLRQMKRPAAQDKTLDRIKRWREICPELALRSTFIVGFPGETERDFEFLLDWLDEAEIDRVGAFKYEPVAGAPSNTLPDQISDEVKQERWNRLMARQQAISARRLKRKVGTRQQVIIDEIGPTVAKGRSKADAPEIDGAVYLSSRRPLRIGEIVAAKIDRADAYDLHGTVAGF, from the coding sequence ATGCAGCAGGCCGCCGCGCCCAAGATCAGCTTTGTTTCGCTCGGATGCCCCAAGGCCCTGGTCGATTCCGAGCGCATCATCACCCGATTGCGCGCCGAGGGTTACGAGCTGGCGCGCAAGCACGACGGCGCTGACCTCGTGATCGTCAACACCTGCGGCTTCCTCGACAGCGCCAAGCAGGAATCGCTGGCGGCGATCGGCGAAGCGATGGCGGCGAACGGCAAGGTGATCGTCACCGGCTGCATGGGCGCCGAGCCGGAGCAGATCGAAGCCGCCTATCCCGGCGTGCTGTCGATCACCGGTCCGCAGCAATATGAAAGCGTGCTGGACGCCGTGCATCGCGCCCGGCCGGCGCTGCACAACCCGCACCTCGATCTGGTGCCGCCGCAGGGCGTGCGTCTGACGCCGCGGCACTACGCTTACTTGAAGATCTCCGAGGGCTGCAACAATCGCTGCAGCTTCTGCATCATCCCGAAGCTGCGTGGCGATCTGGTATCACGCCCGGCCGGCGACGTGCTGCGCGAAGCCGAGAAGCTGGTCGCCGCCGGCGTCAAGGAATTGCTGGTGATCTCGCAGGACACTTCGGCTTACGGCGTCGATGTGAAGTACGCCGAGAGCCCGTGGAAGGATCGTGCCGTCCGCGCCAAATTCCTCGATCTGGCCAACGAGCTCGGCGAACTCGGTGCCTGGGTGCGGCTGCACTACGTCTATCCGTATCCGCATGTCGACGAGGTGATCGGCCTGATGGCGGACGGCAAGGTGTTGCCCTATCTCGACATCCCGTTCCAGCACGCCAGCCCCGAAGTGCTCAGGCAGATGAAGCGCCCGGCCGCACAGGACAAGACGCTCGACCGCATCAAGCGCTGGCGCGAGATCTGCCCCGAACTGGCGCTGCGCTCGACCTTCATCGTCGGTTTTCCCGGTGAGACCGAGCGCGACTTCGAATTCCTGCTCGACTGGCTCGATGAAGCCGAAATCGATCGCGTCGGCGCGTTCAAATACGAGCCGGTCGCCGGTGCGCCGTCGAACACGCTGCCCGATCAGATTTCAGACGAGGTCAAGCAGGAGCGTTGGAACCGGCTGATGGCGCGGCAGCAGGCGATCTCAGCGCGGCGGCTGAAGCGCAAGGTCGGCACCCGTCAGCAGGTGATCATCGACGAGATCGGCCCGACCGTCGCCAAGGGCCGCTCCAAGGCCGACGCGCCGGAGATCGACGGCGCCGTCTATCTGTCGAGCCGTCGCCCCTTGCGCATCGGCGAAATCGTCGCCGCCAAGATCGACCGCGCCGACGCGTATGATCTGCACGGCACGGTGGCGGGGTTCTGA